In a single window of the Pieris rapae chromosome 9, ilPieRapa1.1, whole genome shotgun sequence genome:
- the LOC110992615 gene encoding cyclin-dependent kinase 8 isoform X3, with protein MGDNFQNKTMAPVMMDYEFKIKTQNERSKVEDLFDFEGCKVGRGTYGHVYKGRRKDGSDTKDYALKQIEGTGLSMSACREIALLRELKHPNVINLIRVFLSHTDRKVWLLFDFAEHDLWHIIKFHRAAKANKKSVMVPKGMVKSLLYQILDGIHYLHSNWVLHRDLKPANILVMGEGPERGRVKIADMGFARLFNAPLKPLADLDPVVVTFWYRAPELLLGARHYTKAIDIWAIGCIFAELLTSEPIFHCRQEDIKTSNPYHHDQLDRIFNVMGFPLEKDWEDIRKMPEHATLVKDFKRSNYQNCSLSKYMDRHKIKPDSKAFSLLQRLLLMDPNRRITSEQAMQDPYFSEDPLPTQDVFAGCPIPYPKREFLTDDDQDDKSDSKARQNQQQQPNTQQNQVQANSHDHAANNAKRMRMSGPNQGNNNQGGGQQEFHQQQQMMYGQQQSANQQQQNFQQRF; from the exons ATGGGAGATaactttcaaaataaaactatggCACCAGTTATGATGGACTatgagtttaaaataaaaacacagaaTGAACGTTCTAAAGTCGAAGATTTGTTTGACTTCGAAGGTTGTAAGGTAGGACGCGGTACCTACGGTCATGTATACAAAGGGCGGCGGAAAGATGGATCGGACACTAAAGATTATGCCCTAAAACAAATTGAAGGTACAGGGCTCTCCATGTCAGCCTGTCGAGAAATCGCA ttgTTACGAGAGTTGAAACACCCAAAtgttattaacttaataagaGTATTCCTATCACATACTGATAGAAAAGTTTGGCTGTTGTTTGACTTTGCTGAGCATGACCTTTGGCATATAATCAAGTTTCATAGAGCAGCAAAGGCTAATAAGAAGTCTGTTATGGTACCCAAAGGCATGGTTAAGAGTTTATTATATCAGATTTTAGATggcatacattatttacattccAATTGGGTTTTACACAGAGATCTG AAACCAGCTAATATATTAGTGATGGGTGAAGGCCCGGAAAGAGGTAGAGTGAAAATAGCAGATATGGGATTTGCTAGATTGTTTAATGCACCACTTAAACCACTTGCTGATCTTGATCCAGTAGTAGTAACATTCTGGTACAGAGCCCCAGAACTGCTTTTAGGTGCCAGGCATTATACCAAAGCTatag atatATGGGCCATTGGCTGTATATTTGCAGAATTACTGACATCAGAACCAATATTCCATTGCCGTCAAGAAGACATAAAAACAAGCAACCCATATCATCATGATCAACTGGATAGGATATTCAATGTCATGGGTTTTCCTTTAGAGAAAGACTGGGAAGATATCAGAAAAATGCCTGAACATGCCACTTTAGTTAAGGATTTCAAACGGTCTAA ctatCAAAACTGTTCACTAAGCAAATATATGGACAGACATAAAATAAAGCCTGACAGCAAAGCCTTCAGTTTACTACAGAGGCTTTTATTAATGGATCCAAATAGGAGAATAACGTCAGAACAAGCTATGCAAGATCCATACTTCTCCGAGGACCCATTACCAACTCAG GATGTATTCGCCGGATGTCCGATACCGTATCCAAAGAGGGAATTCCTTACGGACGACGATCAGGACGACAAAAGCGATTCAAAGGCCAGACAGAATCAACAGCAACAACCAAat ACTCAACAAAACCAGGTGCAAGCGAATAGCCATGATCATGCTGCAAACAATGCGAAGAGAATGAGGATGTCCG GTCCAAACCAAGGCAACAACAACCAAGGTGGTGGCCAACAAGAGTTTCATCAACAACAACAGATGATGTACGGACAACAACAGAGTGCCAACCAGCAACAACAAAATTTCCAACAGAGGTTCTGA
- the LOC110992615 gene encoding cyclin-dependent kinase 8 isoform X1, translating to MGDNFQNKTMAPVMMDYEFKIKTQNERSKVEDLFDFEGCKVGRGTYGHVYKGRRKDGSDTKDYALKQIEGTGLSMSACREIALLRELKHPNVINLIRVFLSHTDRKVWLLFDFAEHDLWHIIKFHRAAKANKKSVMVPKGMVKSLLYQILDGIHYLHSNWVLHRDLKPANILVMGEGPERGRVKIADMGFARLFNAPLKPLADLDPVVVTFWYRAPELLLGARHYTKAIDIWAIGCIFAELLTSEPIFHCRQEDIKTSNPYHHDQLDRIFNVMGFPLEKDWEDIRKMPEHATLVKDFKRSNYQNCSLSKYMDRHKIKPDSKAFSLLQRLLLMDPNRRITSEQAMQDPYFSEDPLPTQDVFAGCPIPYPKREFLTDDDQDDKSDSKARQNQQQQPNDRRQNEQTMRLMTQQNQVQANSHDHAANNAKRMRMSGPNQGNNNQGGGQQEFHQQQQMMYGQQQSANQQQQNFQQRF from the exons ATGGGAGATaactttcaaaataaaactatggCACCAGTTATGATGGACTatgagtttaaaataaaaacacagaaTGAACGTTCTAAAGTCGAAGATTTGTTTGACTTCGAAGGTTGTAAGGTAGGACGCGGTACCTACGGTCATGTATACAAAGGGCGGCGGAAAGATGGATCGGACACTAAAGATTATGCCCTAAAACAAATTGAAGGTACAGGGCTCTCCATGTCAGCCTGTCGAGAAATCGCA ttgTTACGAGAGTTGAAACACCCAAAtgttattaacttaataagaGTATTCCTATCACATACTGATAGAAAAGTTTGGCTGTTGTTTGACTTTGCTGAGCATGACCTTTGGCATATAATCAAGTTTCATAGAGCAGCAAAGGCTAATAAGAAGTCTGTTATGGTACCCAAAGGCATGGTTAAGAGTTTATTATATCAGATTTTAGATggcatacattatttacattccAATTGGGTTTTACACAGAGATCTG AAACCAGCTAATATATTAGTGATGGGTGAAGGCCCGGAAAGAGGTAGAGTGAAAATAGCAGATATGGGATTTGCTAGATTGTTTAATGCACCACTTAAACCACTTGCTGATCTTGATCCAGTAGTAGTAACATTCTGGTACAGAGCCCCAGAACTGCTTTTAGGTGCCAGGCATTATACCAAAGCTatag atatATGGGCCATTGGCTGTATATTTGCAGAATTACTGACATCAGAACCAATATTCCATTGCCGTCAAGAAGACATAAAAACAAGCAACCCATATCATCATGATCAACTGGATAGGATATTCAATGTCATGGGTTTTCCTTTAGAGAAAGACTGGGAAGATATCAGAAAAATGCCTGAACATGCCACTTTAGTTAAGGATTTCAAACGGTCTAA ctatCAAAACTGTTCACTAAGCAAATATATGGACAGACATAAAATAAAGCCTGACAGCAAAGCCTTCAGTTTACTACAGAGGCTTTTATTAATGGATCCAAATAGGAGAATAACGTCAGAACAAGCTATGCAAGATCCATACTTCTCCGAGGACCCATTACCAACTCAG GATGTATTCGCCGGATGTCCGATACCGTATCCAAAGAGGGAATTCCTTACGGACGACGATCAGGACGACAAAAGCGATTCAAAGGCCAGACAGAATCAACAGCAACAACCAAat gACAGAAGACAGAATGAGCAGACAATGAGACTTATG ACTCAACAAAACCAGGTGCAAGCGAATAGCCATGATCATGCTGCAAACAATGCGAAGAGAATGAGGATGTCCG GTCCAAACCAAGGCAACAACAACCAAGGTGGTGGCCAACAAGAGTTTCATCAACAACAACAGATGATGTACGGACAACAACAGAGTGCCAACCAGCAACAACAAAATTTCCAACAGAGGTTCTGA
- the LOC110992615 gene encoding cyclin-dependent kinase 8 isoform X2, giving the protein MGDNFQNKTMAPVMMDYEFKIKTQNERSKVEDLFDFEGCKVGRGTYGHVYKGRRKDGSDTKDYALKQIEGTGLSMSACREILLRELKHPNVINLIRVFLSHTDRKVWLLFDFAEHDLWHIIKFHRAAKANKKSVMVPKGMVKSLLYQILDGIHYLHSNWVLHRDLKPANILVMGEGPERGRVKIADMGFARLFNAPLKPLADLDPVVVTFWYRAPELLLGARHYTKAIDIWAIGCIFAELLTSEPIFHCRQEDIKTSNPYHHDQLDRIFNVMGFPLEKDWEDIRKMPEHATLVKDFKRSNYQNCSLSKYMDRHKIKPDSKAFSLLQRLLLMDPNRRITSEQAMQDPYFSEDPLPTQDVFAGCPIPYPKREFLTDDDQDDKSDSKARQNQQQQPNDRRQNEQTMRLMTQQNQVQANSHDHAANNAKRMRMSGPNQGNNNQGGGQQEFHQQQQMMYGQQQSANQQQQNFQQRF; this is encoded by the exons ATGGGAGATaactttcaaaataaaactatggCACCAGTTATGATGGACTatgagtttaaaataaaaacacagaaTGAACGTTCTAAAGTCGAAGATTTGTTTGACTTCGAAGGTTGTAAGGTAGGACGCGGTACCTACGGTCATGTATACAAAGGGCGGCGGAAAGATGGATCGGACACTAAAGATTATGCCCTAAAACAAATTGAAGGTACAGGGCTCTCCATGTCAGCCTGTCGAGAAATC ttgTTACGAGAGTTGAAACACCCAAAtgttattaacttaataagaGTATTCCTATCACATACTGATAGAAAAGTTTGGCTGTTGTTTGACTTTGCTGAGCATGACCTTTGGCATATAATCAAGTTTCATAGAGCAGCAAAGGCTAATAAGAAGTCTGTTATGGTACCCAAAGGCATGGTTAAGAGTTTATTATATCAGATTTTAGATggcatacattatttacattccAATTGGGTTTTACACAGAGATCTG AAACCAGCTAATATATTAGTGATGGGTGAAGGCCCGGAAAGAGGTAGAGTGAAAATAGCAGATATGGGATTTGCTAGATTGTTTAATGCACCACTTAAACCACTTGCTGATCTTGATCCAGTAGTAGTAACATTCTGGTACAGAGCCCCAGAACTGCTTTTAGGTGCCAGGCATTATACCAAAGCTatag atatATGGGCCATTGGCTGTATATTTGCAGAATTACTGACATCAGAACCAATATTCCATTGCCGTCAAGAAGACATAAAAACAAGCAACCCATATCATCATGATCAACTGGATAGGATATTCAATGTCATGGGTTTTCCTTTAGAGAAAGACTGGGAAGATATCAGAAAAATGCCTGAACATGCCACTTTAGTTAAGGATTTCAAACGGTCTAA ctatCAAAACTGTTCACTAAGCAAATATATGGACAGACATAAAATAAAGCCTGACAGCAAAGCCTTCAGTTTACTACAGAGGCTTTTATTAATGGATCCAAATAGGAGAATAACGTCAGAACAAGCTATGCAAGATCCATACTTCTCCGAGGACCCATTACCAACTCAG GATGTATTCGCCGGATGTCCGATACCGTATCCAAAGAGGGAATTCCTTACGGACGACGATCAGGACGACAAAAGCGATTCAAAGGCCAGACAGAATCAACAGCAACAACCAAat gACAGAAGACAGAATGAGCAGACAATGAGACTTATG ACTCAACAAAACCAGGTGCAAGCGAATAGCCATGATCATGCTGCAAACAATGCGAAGAGAATGAGGATGTCCG GTCCAAACCAAGGCAACAACAACCAAGGTGGTGGCCAACAAGAGTTTCATCAACAACAACAGATGATGTACGGACAACAACAGAGTGCCAACCAGCAACAACAAAATTTCCAACAGAGGTTCTGA
- the LOC110992578 gene encoding iron-sulfur cluster assembly enzyme ISCU, mitochondrial, with protein sequence MAYLFPNLCRCICLRNRSGIHIVQTASYHANVIDHYENPRNVGSLDKKDKNVGTGLVGAPACGDVMKLQIRVDDDGKIIDAKFKTFGCGSAIASSSLATEWVKGKTVDEALKLKNTDIAKELSLPPVKLHCSMLAEDAIKAALSDYRIKQQHNEKK encoded by the exons ATGGCTTACTTGTTTCCGAATTTATGTCGTTGCATTTGTTTAAGAAATCGCAGCGGCATTCATATTGTGCAAACTGCGTCGTATCATGCAAAT gtTATAGATCATTACGAAAATCCAAGAAATGTCGGTTCATTGGACAAAAAGGACAAGAATGTTGGAACAGGGTTGGTAGGAGCTCCAGCTTGTGGTGATGTCATGAAGTTACAAATCAGAGTTGATGATGATGGCAAAATTATTGATGCGAAATTCAAGACATTTGGATGTGGCTCAGCTATTGCATCAAGCTCCCTTGCTACAGAGTGGGTCAAGGGAAAGACAGTTGATGAAGCGTTAAAACTGAAGAATACTGATATTGCTAAAGAACTTTCCTTGCCGCCTGTCAAGTTACACTGTTCTA tgCTTGCTGAGGATGCCATTAAAGCTGCTCTCTCAGACTACAGAATCAAACAACAGCACAATGAAAAGAAGTAA